A single Labeo rohita strain BAU-BD-2019 unplaced genomic scaffold, IGBB_LRoh.1.0 scaffold_400, whole genome shotgun sequence DNA region contains:
- the LOC127160604 gene encoding cathepsin S: protein MMLGSLLFAVCCSTALAHFNTNLDQNWELWKKTYNKFYSSKDEELGRRELWERNLELITIHNLEASMGLHSYDLGMNHMGDMTTEEILPLLATTDIIPDLRETAEFVGSSGAAVPDSLDWRDKGYVTSVKNQGKCGSCWAFSAVGALEGQLKKTTGKLVSLSPQNLVDCSSSYGNKGCKGGSKRAAFQYVIDNGGISSESSYPYKGVQGPCRYNPSKYAAKCTNYTKVRRGDEEALKQAVASIGPISVSIDASRPQFKLYRSGEYFFPTHFNQTDYQIKIADRITDSVLLPAHVTSRVGIRTVFAWFAWERITQSQLSGEHFKRLSLRALRSRKAVFKEGDFASFPHESDPASAEAEWQLHSWGSQLDLLEGMETGVVTRAVTKVNIVWPTEKQAKLQQSKLSTS, encoded by the exons ATGATGCTCGGGAGCTTGCTGTTTGCCGTGTGCTGTAGCACAGCACTGGCTCATTTCAACACAAATCTAGACCAGAACTGGGAGTTGTGGAAGAAAACTTATAACAAGTTTTACTCCAGTAAG GATGAGGAACTGGGCAGGAGGGAGTTGTGGGAGAGAAACCTTGAACTTATCACCATTCACAACCTGGAGGCTTCCATGGGCCTGCATTCATATGACCTGGGCATGAACCACATGGGTGACATG ACAACAGAGGAGATTCTGCCATTACTGGCCACAACTGACATCATTCCTGACTTGAGGGAAACAGCAGAATTTGTGGGCTCTTCTGGAGCTGCTGTCCCAGACTCTCTGGACTGGAGAGATAAGGGATATGTCACCAGTGTGAAGAACCAG ggcaAATGTGGTTCGTGTTGGGCGTTCAGCGCCGTTGGGGCTCTTGAAGGTCAGCTGAAGAAGACCACAGGAAAGCTGGTCAGCCTCAGTCCTCAGAATCTGGTGGACTGTTCCTCCAGTTATGGCAACAAGGGCTGCAAAGGTGGTTCGAAGAGGGCTGCCTTCCAGTATGTTATTGATAATGGAGGAATAAGCTCTGAGTCGTCTTACCCTTATAAAGGAGTG CAAGGACCATGCAGATACAATCCATCCAAGTATGCAGCAAAATGCACCAACTACACAAAAGTCCGTCGAGGAGATGAGGAGGCCCTGAAGCAGGCTGTTGCTAGCATTGGACCTATTTCAGTGTCCATTGATGCTTCCAGGCCTCAGTTTAAGCTTTACCGCAGTGGTGAGTATTTCTTCCCTACACATTTCAATCAGACTGATTACCAGATCAAG ATAGCAGACCGCATTACAGACAGTGTGCTCCTCCCTGCTCACGTTACATCCCGAGTGGGGATACGCACAGTTTTTGCGTGGTTTGCTTGGGAGCGGATCACGCAGAGTCAGCTCTCGGGGGAGCATTTTAAGCGTCTCAGCCTGCGTGCtctccgctcccggaaggctgTCTTTAAGGAGGGAGACTTCGCTAGCTTTCCTCATGAGTCTGACCCCGCTTCCGCAGAGGCGGAGTGGCAGCTGCACTCGTGGGGTTCGCAGCTGGATCTgctggagggaatggagacggggGTGGTCACTCGTGCGGTAACCAAGGTGAACATCGTTTGGCCCACCGAGAAACAGGCCAAACTGCAGCAAAGCAAGCTGAGCACTTCCTGA